The following are encoded together in the Streptomyces flavofungini genome:
- a CDS encoding RICIN domain-containing protein encodes MSRTVKTLKRLSAVAATAACALAFSTPAHAQANAYLTLLNQGTGKCLAVPHASEANGVGLVQWECKGEADAEQRWQLEHVAGGNGDRYLVRNRNSSKCLAIPGGTSVNGTQAIQWTCNGGSSQIWIHDSRNRLRNLASDRCLAIPNASAANGTKAIQWTCATSLDQRWLW; translated from the coding sequence ATGTCCAGAACCGTGAAGACACTCAAGCGGCTTTCCGCCGTCGCCGCGACGGCCGCCTGCGCTCTGGCCTTCTCCACCCCGGCCCACGCGCAGGCGAATGCCTACCTGACTCTGCTCAACCAAGGCACCGGCAAGTGCCTCGCCGTCCCCCACGCCAGCGAGGCCAATGGGGTCGGCCTGGTCCAGTGGGAGTGCAAGGGTGAGGCCGACGCTGAGCAGAGATGGCAACTGGAACACGTCGCGGGCGGCAACGGCGACCGCTACCTCGTACGGAACCGCAACAGCAGCAAGTGCCTCGCCATCCCCGGAGGCACCTCGGTCAACGGCACCCAGGCCATCCAGTGGACCTGCAACGGCGGCAGCTCGCAGATATGGATCCACGACAGCAGGAACCGGCTGCGGAACCTGGCCAGTGACAGGTGCCTGGCGATCCCCAACGCCAGTGCGGCCAACGGGACCAAGGCCATTCAGTGGACGTGCGCGACGAGCCTCGACCAGAGGTGGCTCTGGTAG
- a CDS encoding sialidase family protein codes for MALVRGERAARSSGRSSALILALVAALLGGFLAPGSASAERFSGESTVHTNTATEGDGTRTPDIVSTGADRAVVAWREGTVPGKVDQGYIRYGYTTDGGASWSRPKVLAQETSQYAWHYVVLYQAGGEVFAYLGRTSATSSNGLPIDAVVVKRSTDEGHTWQDYHVSMPTDIRNLIMAGRPLRLADGTHVIPFWSSGRRNGLLRSTNLKNWTAGGFVPDPSGYQGAEPQIAVEQDDSRTLVMKARSSRTPSSQAYAATATSTDSGRTWTPFALDPNVPNHDTKGYFTKDSGGRYLAIYNTAKDRQILHYKVKRPGGSWGPGRLFADGPPVTDGTGAGWDTYAMADEYAPGRFYVAWEHDTSSIKVRRLDISGTGRSPLSPAPPA; via the coding sequence GTGGCTCTGGTGAGGGGAGAGCGGGCCGCTCGCAGCTCCGGGCGCTCGTCGGCCTTGATCCTGGCCCTCGTCGCCGCCCTGCTGGGTGGTTTCCTCGCTCCCGGCTCCGCGTCGGCCGAGCGGTTTTCCGGCGAGTCGACGGTCCACACCAACACGGCGACCGAGGGCGACGGCACCCGTACCCCCGACATCGTCAGCACGGGCGCGGACAGAGCCGTCGTGGCCTGGCGGGAGGGCACCGTTCCCGGCAAGGTCGACCAGGGATACATCCGGTACGGGTACACCACTGACGGCGGCGCGAGTTGGAGCCGCCCCAAGGTGCTGGCCCAGGAGACCAGCCAGTACGCCTGGCACTACGTCGTCCTCTATCAGGCGGGCGGGGAAGTCTTCGCCTACCTCGGCAGGACGTCGGCCACGAGCAGCAACGGCCTGCCGATCGACGCGGTCGTCGTCAAGCGCAGCACCGACGAGGGGCACACTTGGCAGGACTATCACGTCAGCATGCCGACGGACATCCGCAACCTCATCATGGCCGGGCGCCCGCTCCGGCTGGCCGACGGCACGCACGTCATTCCATTCTGGTCGTCGGGCAGGCGGAACGGACTGCTGCGCTCCACCAACCTCAAGAACTGGACGGCCGGCGGCTTCGTTCCGGACCCAAGTGGCTATCAGGGCGCCGAACCGCAGATCGCCGTCGAGCAGGACGACTCGCGGACCCTGGTCATGAAGGCCCGCAGTTCCCGCACGCCGTCGAGTCAGGCCTACGCAGCGACGGCCACGAGCACCGACAGCGGCAGGACCTGGACCCCCTTCGCTCTCGACCCCAACGTGCCGAACCATGACACCAAGGGCTACTTCACCAAGGACAGCGGCGGCCGGTACCTGGCCATCTACAACACCGCCAAAGACCGGCAGATCCTCCACTACAAGGTCAAACGCCCCGGCGGGTCCTGGGGGCCCGGACGGCTCTTCGCCGACGGGCCCCCGGTCACCGACGGAACGGGGGCGGGCTGGGACACCTATGCCATGGCTGACGAGTACGCGCCCGGACGGTTCTACGTAGCCTGGGAGCACGACACCTCAAGCATCAAGGTGCGCAGGCTCGACATCTCCGGCACGGGGCGCTCCCCGCTCAGCCCAGCGCCGCCCGCTTGA
- a CDS encoding helix-turn-helix domain-containing protein, giving the protein MAALYGTKLRKLRHRSGWTQRQLGDRVPIGHSRMAQYELGKETPPRDVSDALDRLLGADGDLSEPWEHVQREAIPDRARK; this is encoded by the coding sequence TTGGCAGCGCTCTACGGCACGAAGTTGCGCAAACTCCGCCACCGGTCCGGGTGGACCCAACGTCAACTGGGCGACCGGGTGCCCATTGGTCACAGCCGCATGGCCCAGTACGAACTGGGCAAGGAGACGCCACCCAGGGACGTCTCGGACGCCTTGGACCGACTGCTGGGCGCCGACGGCGATCTGAGCGAGCCGTGGGAGCACGTGCAGCGGGAGGCGATTCCGGATCGGGCGCGGAAGTAG
- a CDS encoding RNA polymerase sigma factor, translating to MSKDPDDLERPIRTARDPVAFAPLVERHSTDLHGYFARRAPQAADDLLAELWLRAYEARRGFDPARGSVRAWLFGVARNVLSAHWRRLAAHRPGIPRHIGADDPWEAVDDRLVAAALAPRLRGMLAGLPPGERELLLLVAWEQLTPTEAAAVVGIPAATARTRLHRARTRMREGAARDMTGDPT from the coding sequence GTGAGCAAGGACCCGGACGACCTGGAACGGCCGATCCGCACGGCGCGGGATCCGGTCGCCTTCGCGCCGCTGGTGGAGCGCCACTCGACCGACCTGCACGGCTACTTCGCCCGCCGGGCGCCCCAGGCGGCCGACGACCTCCTCGCCGAGCTGTGGCTGCGGGCGTACGAGGCGCGCCGCGGCTTCGACCCCGCGCGCGGTTCCGTACGGGCGTGGCTGTTCGGCGTGGCCCGGAACGTGCTGTCCGCCCACTGGCGGCGGCTCGCGGCACACCGGCCCGGCATCCCCCGGCACATCGGCGCTGACGACCCGTGGGAGGCGGTGGACGACCGGCTCGTGGCGGCGGCACTGGCGCCCCGGCTGCGGGGGATGCTGGCGGGACTGCCGCCTGGCGAACGGGAGTTACTGCTCCTCGTCGCCTGGGAGCAGTTGACGCCCACCGAGGCCGCAGCCGTGGTCGGCATACCCGCCGCGACGGCGCGCACCCGGCTGCACCGCGCCCGCACCCGCATGCGCGAGGGCGCCGCGCGCGACATGACTGGAGACCCGACATGA
- a CDS encoding DUF397 domain-containing protein, which translates to MLPVRDSKRPGGAVIVVSAEAWVAFVDQRTWLVQPTFR; encoded by the coding sequence GTGCTGCCCGTGCGGGACAGCAAGCGCCCGGGAGGCGCGGTCATAGTCGTTTCGGCGGAGGCTTGGGTGGCCTTTGTCGATCAGCGGACGTGGTTGGTCCAGCCGACCTTCAGATAG